In one Streptomyces marincola genomic region, the following are encoded:
- the murQ gene encoding N-acetylmuramic acid 6-phosphate etherase yields MSTDFDSLTTEAHRPDLADIDRRTTLDIARVMNAGDATVPGAVAAQLPSIAAAIDAAAERMARGGRLLYLGAGTAGRLGVLDASECPPTFNTSPDEVVGLIAGGPEAMVSAVEGAEDSKRLAADDLDARGLTADDVVVGVSASGRTPYAVGAVEHARARGALTIGVSCNEGSPLAAAAEHGIEVVVGPELIAGSTRLKAGTAQKLVLNMISTISMIRLGKTYGNLMVDVRASNEKLRARSRRIVHLATGAPAGVVEEALTATGGEVKHAILTILGEVDAPTADRLLTRHGGHLRAALTAARA; encoded by the coding sequence ATGTCCACCGACTTCGATTCGCTGACGACCGAGGCACACCGCCCCGACCTGGCCGACATCGACCGGCGCACGACGCTCGACATCGCCCGCGTCATGAACGCGGGGGACGCCACCGTGCCCGGCGCCGTCGCCGCACAACTGCCGAGCATCGCCGCAGCGATCGACGCGGCGGCGGAACGGATGGCGCGCGGCGGACGCCTGCTGTACCTGGGCGCCGGGACCGCGGGACGGCTCGGCGTGCTGGACGCGAGCGAGTGCCCGCCGACGTTCAACACCTCGCCCGACGAGGTCGTCGGCCTCATCGCCGGCGGCCCCGAGGCCATGGTGTCCGCCGTCGAGGGCGCGGAGGACAGCAAGCGGCTGGCCGCGGACGACCTCGACGCGCGCGGGCTGACCGCGGACGACGTCGTCGTCGGCGTCTCGGCCTCGGGGCGCACGCCGTACGCGGTCGGCGCGGTCGAGCACGCGCGCGCCAGGGGCGCGCTCACCATCGGTGTCTCGTGCAACGAGGGCTCGCCCCTGGCCGCGGCGGCGGAACACGGCATCGAGGTCGTCGTCGGGCCCGAGCTGATCGCCGGTTCAACGCGTCTGAAGGCGGGCACCGCGCAGAAGCTCGTGCTGAACATGATCTCGACGATCAGCATGATCCGCCTCGGCAAGACCTACGGGAACCTGATGGTCGACGTGCGCGCCTCGAACGAGAAGCTGCGGGCCAGGTCGCGGCGCATCGTGCACCTCGCCACCGGCGCACCCGCCGGCGTGGTCGAGGAGGCGCTGACGGCGACCGGCGGTGAGGTGAAGCACGCGATCCTCACCATTCTGGGCGAGGTGGACGCGCCCACGGCCGACCGTCTGCTGACGCGCCACGGCGGCCACCTGCGCGCGGCCCTGACGGCGGCGCGCGCGTGA
- a CDS encoding phosphotransferase family protein, producing MTDPRPPGTSAPGTTLPGTSLPGDAERCLGTAGIPAAEVTACAPMAGGTYNTLLRLRLRDGARLVLKLPPPRHAPALTHERDLLRGEAAFFRAAAEAGVPVPEVVAADRDFVLMTECRGSGWHQAPPPASERDRLRRDLGVLAGRLHGVAGPRFGYPGGAVPAANGWRGTFLAMLAAVLADAERFAVPLPVPADRVRALAEAAAPALDEVAVPSVVHFDLWEGNVLLADGAISALIDGERMMWGDPLAELASLNLLGGPEDDAALLAGYAAAGGRTAFDEAAHARMALYRCYLYLIMLVEVAPRGYGAERRALLDARVVPALHAALARLG from the coding sequence GTGACCGACCCGCGACCGCCGGGCACGTCCGCACCGGGTACAACCCTGCCGGGCACGTCCCTGCCCGGCGACGCGGAACGCTGTCTCGGCACGGCCGGCATACCGGCGGCCGAGGTGACCGCGTGCGCGCCCATGGCCGGCGGCACCTACAACACGCTGCTGCGCCTGCGGCTGCGCGACGGCGCCCGGCTGGTGCTGAAGCTGCCGCCGCCGCGGCACGCCCCGGCCCTCACCCACGAACGGGACCTGCTGCGCGGCGAGGCCGCCTTCTTCCGGGCCGCCGCGGAGGCGGGGGTCCCGGTGCCCGAGGTGGTCGCGGCCGACCGCGACTTCGTGCTGATGACCGAGTGCCGGGGCAGCGGCTGGCACCAGGCGCCCCCGCCGGCTTCGGAACGGGACCGGCTGCGCCGCGACCTGGGCGTGCTGGCCGGGCGTCTGCACGGCGTCGCGGGACCGCGTTTCGGCTACCCGGGCGGCGCGGTACCGGCCGCGAACGGCTGGCGCGGCACGTTTCTCGCGATGCTGGCGGCGGTGCTCGCCGACGCGGAACGTTTCGCCGTTCCCCTGCCCGTGCCGGCCGACCGCGTGCGCGCGCTCGCGGAGGCCGCGGCGCCCGCCCTCGACGAGGTCGCGGTGCCCTCGGTGGTGCACTTCGACCTGTGGGAGGGCAACGTCCTGCTGGCCGACGGCGCGATCAGCGCCCTCATCGACGGCGAGCGCATGATGTGGGGCGACCCGCTGGCCGAACTGGCCTCGCTCAACCTGCTGGGCGGGCCCGAGGACGACGCCGCGCTGCTCGCGGGGTACGCGGCGGCCGGCGGCAGGACGGCGTTCGATGAGGCCGCGCACGCGCGGATGGCGCTCTACCGCTGCTACCTGTACCTGATCATGCTGGTCGAGGTGGCTCCGCGCGGGTACGGCGCCGAACGCCGCGCCCTGCTCGACGCCCGGGTCGTTCCGGCCCTGCACGCCGCGCTGGCCCGCCTCGGCTGA